The following are from one region of the Maribacter aquivivus genome:
- a CDS encoding sulfatase-like hydrolase/transferase: MNTSQIDRYSLKQYTRLMISFFGCLFVLTLFQYGMLYYKGVIDTIFSVSFLKAIVHQIGFTALMGIVMVFPFNFWENLRSKYGFNLVFVLLSFVLIFEALLTAYYCTTLVPLGSDILGYSYSDMKITIANSGGFMISIYLLIGISILISLFLILYRVTSKVYHRISKMYPFTIVLFSLFMASLFTDGKPINQNKVQYLAVNVYNTSTEDNSYTSNEEYPLVQSANVENVLGEYFQLKEEKPNIVFIMVEGLGRDFVGEGAEYGGFTPYLDSLTTKSLYWENFLSNTGRTFGVLPSLLGSLPFGKSGFMELEEYPNKLTMFSVLKNNGYHTSFYQGTNSSFDKVDRFLTSENVDFVLDKSGFGSKYQKQAEDAAGSSWGYPDMELFKKSLSFERSENQPRLEVYMTISTHEPFIPPNQDLFEGKVKNILANGDFDSRVEKIIEKNDNVFATLLYTDDAIKWFMQSYKTQPNYENTIFIITGDHRLIPIPQRNNISRFHVPMIMYSPMLKTTRKMSSVSSHFDVTPSILALLSNSYELKMPKKVAWMGGALDMETAFRSTKNIPLMRNKNELKEYISGEKLYTDGDIMELDEDMNISSAFGGGAIESTLERFKSVNHYVTTENKIIPDSLAIFTIQKEQFTDSETVWLNSVYDGKDSDKGYFKARDLAWNKKWDKALLLCRYNLSGAPSHIDTKILMGRVNSWQGNHEKAAEILQECISINPNYIDSYAALFDVYYWSDKLKEGLALIDKVEANSSSANEIADKISRARTIARNAGIEVHKPKQEEPANTIASIK; the protein is encoded by the coding sequence ATGAACACAAGTCAAATAGATAGATATTCCTTAAAGCAGTATACCCGGCTTATGATATCCTTTTTCGGATGTTTGTTCGTGTTGACGCTTTTTCAATACGGCATGCTGTATTACAAAGGGGTTATCGATACTATTTTTTCGGTAAGCTTTTTAAAGGCTATTGTTCATCAAATAGGTTTTACTGCATTAATGGGTATTGTGATGGTATTTCCTTTCAATTTTTGGGAAAACTTGCGCTCCAAATACGGCTTTAACCTTGTCTTTGTTTTATTGAGTTTTGTACTCATATTCGAAGCACTACTAACTGCATATTACTGTACTACTTTAGTGCCTTTAGGCTCAGATATTTTAGGATATAGCTATTCAGATATGAAAATAACGATAGCTAATTCTGGCGGATTCATGATTTCAATTTATCTGTTAATAGGTATATCTATATTAATAAGTCTATTTTTAATACTGTACAGAGTCACTTCTAAAGTCTATCATCGTATTAGCAAAATGTACCCGTTTACTATTGTTTTGTTCAGTCTTTTTATGGCTTCTTTATTTACAGACGGTAAACCTATTAATCAGAATAAAGTACAATACCTGGCTGTTAATGTATACAACACAAGTACCGAAGACAATTCGTATACCTCAAATGAAGAATATCCTTTGGTGCAAAGCGCAAATGTAGAAAATGTGTTGGGTGAGTATTTTCAGCTAAAAGAAGAGAAACCCAATATCGTCTTTATAATGGTTGAAGGTTTAGGTAGGGATTTTGTTGGGGAAGGTGCCGAGTACGGCGGTTTCACTCCGTATCTAGATTCTCTAACCACAAAATCATTATACTGGGAAAATTTCCTGAGTAATACCGGTAGAACTTTTGGAGTGTTGCCATCATTATTAGGCTCATTGCCTTTTGGCAAAAGCGGATTCATGGAACTTGAAGAATATCCAAACAAACTTACCATGTTCAGCGTTCTTAAAAATAATGGGTATCATACGTCATTTTATCAAGGCACCAATAGTTCTTTTGATAAGGTAGATCGATTTCTAACTAGTGAGAATGTTGATTTTGTATTAGATAAATCAGGATTCGGAAGTAAATATCAAAAACAAGCTGAAGATGCCGCTGGTTCTTCTTGGGGATATCCTGATATGGAATTGTTCAAGAAAAGCCTAAGTTTTGAAAGAAGTGAAAATCAACCACGCTTAGAGGTGTACATGACTATTAGTACGCATGAGCCTTTTATTCCACCTAATCAAGATTTATTTGAAGGTAAAGTAAAAAATATATTAGCAAATGGTGATTTTGACTCAAGAGTAGAGAAAATCATTGAAAAAAATGATAACGTTTTTGCTACACTATTGTATACCGATGATGCTATAAAATGGTTTATGCAATCATACAAGACGCAGCCAAATTACGAGAATACTATTTTTATAATTACTGGCGACCACAGGCTTATACCAATTCCACAGCGTAATAATATTAGCCGTTTTCACGTGCCTATGATTATGTACAGCCCAATGTTGAAAACGACTCGTAAAATGAGTTCTGTTTCTTCACATTTTGATGTTACTCCGTCTATATTGGCTTTGCTATCCAATTCTTACGAATTGAAAATGCCTAAAAAGGTGGCGTGGATGGGTGGTGCACTTGATATGGAAACTGCATTTAGGTCCACAAAGAATATTCCGTTGATGCGTAATAAGAATGAATTGAAAGAATATATCAGTGGAGAAAAACTCTACACCGATGGCGATATCATGGAGCTTGATGAAGATATGAATATCAGTTCTGCTTTTGGCGGTGGCGCTATTGAATCTACTTTAGAACGATTTAAATCTGTCAATCATTACGTTACTACAGAGAACAAGATAATTCCTGATAGCTTGGCAATATTCACGATTCAAAAAGAACAATTTACGGATAGTGAAACGGTATGGCTGAACAGTGTTTACGATGGTAAAGATTCTGACAAGGGATATTTTAAGGCGAGGGATTTAGCATGGAATAAAAAATGGGACAAAGCCTTGTTACTATGCCGTTATAACCTTTCTGGTGCTCCTAGTCATATAGATACTAAAATATTAATGGGAAGAGTTAATTCATGGCAAGGTAACCATGAAAAGGCTGCGGAGATATTACAAGAATGTATTTCTATTAATCCCAATTATATAGATTCTTATGCTGCGCTTTTCGATGTTTACTATTGGTCAGATAAATTAAAAGAAGGTTTAGCGCTAATTGATAAGGTTGAAGCAAATAGTTCTAGTGCCAATGAAATTGCAGATAAAATTTCTAGGGCACGAACAATTGCAAGAAATGCCGGTATTGAAGTTCACAAACCAAAACAAGAAGAACCTGCTAATACTATTGCATCCATCAAATAA
- a CDS encoding YaiO family outer membrane beta-barrel protein, whose translation MRKIYLHIILLILLTSVFRVSGQDVTGNFDTAYALAYEGKTNTAHNMLYLMINKPATDIDTSILWASTLSWRGDYDLARAEFNAILSTTKNNREVWISAVKNELYAKNYATALGLSNKGLVQIENDKELIRLKAIATEGVSGLQYADDGWYNVDSAVKTKLVTGKKQKPTVAKNIEDKNEELERKTPVTEEKLKNSVMVNSSVTVFDQRFDPITTSSIAYKRQTPFGSIIPRINNSNRVGKNGIQLDLDLYPKIAKGFYAYVNYGYSESDLYPNHKVGGDIYYNHKSGLEFSGGGRFINFTTRDIKSITNSIGYYKGNYYFSLRSYITPESNNLTRVSGNLLVRKYLKDAENYMGLNAGYGFSPELRQFTSGDQLLAETLLYIESQRLSFEYQFTSKNNLSAYRTNVGVLRQEQSFDPGSYFYSISAGLTYEFNF comes from the coding sequence ATGAGAAAAATATATTTACATATCATTCTTTTGATTCTATTAACCAGCGTATTTCGCGTCAGTGGTCAAGATGTTACGGGTAATTTCGATACTGCATATGCATTGGCATATGAAGGCAAAACCAATACAGCACATAATATGCTGTATTTAATGATTAATAAGCCTGCTACAGATATTGATACTTCAATATTATGGGCGAGTACGTTAAGCTGGCGTGGTGATTATGATTTAGCACGTGCTGAATTCAATGCTATATTATCAACTACTAAGAATAATAGAGAGGTTTGGATTTCTGCGGTTAAAAACGAACTGTATGCAAAAAACTATGCTACAGCATTGGGACTGTCCAATAAAGGTTTAGTGCAGATAGAAAATGATAAAGAACTAATAAGGCTTAAAGCTATAGCTACTGAAGGTGTTAGTGGTTTGCAGTATGCAGATGATGGTTGGTATAATGTAGATAGTGCTGTGAAAACGAAACTAGTAACAGGAAAAAAACAAAAACCAACAGTAGCGAAGAATATTGAAGATAAGAATGAAGAATTGGAAAGAAAAACACCGGTTACAGAAGAGAAGTTAAAGAACTCTGTAATGGTAAATAGTTCCGTAACTGTTTTTGACCAGCGTTTTGATCCCATTACCACATCAAGTATTGCTTATAAAAGACAGACTCCCTTTGGGTCTATTATTCCAAGAATTAATAATAGTAATAGAGTAGGTAAAAACGGTATTCAATTAGACCTAGATCTGTACCCAAAAATTGCAAAAGGCTTCTACGCTTACGTCAATTACGGTTATTCAGAATCAGATCTGTATCCTAATCATAAGGTTGGTGGCGATATTTACTACAACCATAAAAGTGGTTTAGAATTCTCTGGCGGTGGTAGATTTATAAACTTTACAACTAGAGATATAAAATCCATTACCAACTCAATAGGCTATTATAAGGGCAACTATTATTTCTCGTTACGCTCATATATAACACCTGAGTCTAATAATCTCACTAGGGTCTCGGGTAACTTGTTAGTACGTAAATATTTAAAGGATGCTGAAAATTATATGGGCTTAAATGCAGGTTATGGCTTTTCACCGGAGTTGAGACAATTTACTTCGGGCGATCAATTGTTGGCAGAAACACTACTGTATATAGAATCGCAACGATTAAGTTTTGAATATCAATTCACTAGTAAGAATAATTTAAGTGCTTACAGAACTAATGTGGGTGTTTTGCGTCAAGAACAATCTTTTGATCCTGGCAGTTATTTTTATTCTATCTCTGCAGGTTTAACCTATGAGTTTAATTTCTAG
- a CDS encoding PI-PLC domain-containing protein yields MKRFPLMLFNFKVIYLLLFLFTLTSTKAENVNTIDFPIKDLSSIELVLNSHSFNTHERSTFTYDSQTESIERGLTIVHLQADNKIEFKTFDTYGSKEDVKELLEVLTQMKASNAIFAILAHDSAAAQLSEFEKQLSDLGFLQLSALKGRQAYTMHNINGVIVEQVNDNSVTETLSITSSIGSTAIYFPKEVYEFESNIDRYIAHAGGEINGVKSTNSKHALDENYKKGFRNFELDIIETSDGKLVAAHDWNMWARFTDFTGSLPPTHAQFMEQKIYGDYTTLDMDGINAWFKNHPDATLITDKVNDPIAFADAFIDKDRLIMELFSVMAVEKASEHGIHTMISQEPLMAIKGDKVNFLRVNNVSHVAVSRRIIASQKKLMIQLRDAGIKVYVFNVNFDTGKDEQYVYDNELGLVYGMYADKWIPAMKSRN; encoded by the coding sequence ATGAAGAGATTCCCCCTTATGCTATTTAACTTCAAAGTTATATATCTATTACTTTTCCTTTTTACATTGACTTCGACAAAAGCCGAGAATGTAAATACGATAGATTTCCCTATTAAAGATTTGAGCTCAATAGAACTAGTACTAAACAGTCATAGTTTTAATACACATGAGCGAAGTACATTTACGTACGACTCACAAACCGAATCAATAGAACGCGGATTAACTATTGTGCATCTACAAGCCGATAATAAAATTGAGTTCAAGACTTTTGACACTTATGGTAGTAAAGAAGATGTAAAAGAATTATTAGAAGTACTAACTCAGATGAAAGCGTCTAATGCAATTTTTGCAATATTGGCACATGATTCTGCAGCAGCACAATTATCAGAATTTGAAAAACAGTTATCTGATTTAGGTTTTCTACAATTAAGCGCATTAAAAGGAAGACAAGCATATACTATGCATAATATAAATGGTGTTATCGTTGAACAGGTAAATGATAATTCCGTCACAGAAACCTTAAGTATTACATCAAGCATTGGCAGTACAGCAATTTACTTTCCAAAAGAGGTGTATGAATTTGAATCAAATATAGATAGGTACATTGCCCATGCAGGTGGAGAGATTAACGGCGTAAAATCTACCAACTCTAAACACGCATTAGACGAAAATTATAAAAAGGGTTTCCGGAATTTTGAATTGGACATTATAGAAACATCTGACGGAAAATTGGTAGCCGCACATGATTGGAATATGTGGGCACGTTTTACAGATTTTACGGGAAGCTTACCTCCTACTCACGCCCAATTTATGGAACAGAAAATTTATGGTGATTATACTACCTTAGATATGGATGGAATAAATGCTTGGTTTAAGAATCACCCTGATGCAACCCTAATTACAGATAAGGTTAATGATCCAATTGCCTTCGCTGATGCATTTATAGATAAAGACCGTCTTATTATGGAACTCTTTAGTGTTATGGCAGTAGAAAAGGCTTCTGAGCACGGTATACATACAATGATTTCTCAAGAGCCATTAATGGCGATTAAAGGAGACAAAGTAAATTTTCTTAGAGTAAATAATGTTAGTCACGTAGCGGTATCAAGAAGAATAATCGCAAGCCAGAAAAAATTGATGATACAATTAAGAGACGCAGGTATTAAAGTATATGTCTTCAACGTAAACTTCGATACAGGTAAAGATGAGCAATATGTTTATGATAATGAGTTGGGATTGGTTTATGGAATGTATGCCGATAAGTGGATACCTGCTATGAAGTCTAGAAATTAA
- a CDS encoding sigma-70 family RNA polymerase sigma factor, which produces MRQLKIIKQVTNRESKSLDKYLQDISKIDLITANEEVELAQKIREGSQAALEKLTTANLRFVVSVAKQYQNQGLKLPDLINEGNLGLVKAAKRFDETRGFKFISYAVWWIRQSILQALAEQSRVVRLPLNKIGSINKIKKTFSYLEQAHERPPSPEEIAKELEMTVSEVKQSLKNSGRHVSMDAPLREGEDSNLYDVLRSGESPRPDNVLLQQSLNTEINRALDTLSPREADVVKLYYGIGDQQSMTLAEIGQTFDLTRERVRQIREKAIRKLRHASRSKLLKTYLG; this is translated from the coding sequence ATGAGGCAACTAAAGATTATCAAGCAGGTAACGAATCGTGAGTCGAAATCACTGGATAAATATTTGCAAGATATCAGTAAAATTGATTTGATTACAGCGAATGAAGAGGTAGAACTAGCGCAGAAGATTCGCGAAGGTAGTCAAGCAGCTTTGGAAAAATTAACCACTGCAAACTTAAGATTCGTAGTTTCAGTAGCAAAACAATATCAAAATCAAGGTCTTAAATTACCAGATTTAATTAATGAAGGAAATTTAGGCTTAGTTAAAGCAGCAAAAAGATTTGATGAAACTAGAGGATTTAAGTTTATATCCTATGCCGTATGGTGGATCAGACAATCTATATTACAAGCTTTAGCTGAACAATCTAGAGTAGTTCGTTTACCGTTGAACAAAATTGGTTCAATAAATAAAATAAAAAAGACATTTTCTTATTTAGAGCAGGCACACGAACGTCCGCCTTCTCCAGAAGAAATTGCAAAAGAATTAGAAATGACAGTTTCTGAAGTGAAGCAATCACTTAAGAATTCAGGTAGACACGTATCTATGGATGCACCTTTACGTGAAGGCGAAGATTCTAACCTATATGACGTTTTACGTTCAGGTGAATCTCCAAGACCAGATAATGTTTTATTACAACAGTCTTTGAATACTGAAATCAATAGAGCTTTAGATACATTATCGCCAAGAGAGGCAGATGTTGTTAAACTTTATTATGGTATCGGTGATCAACAATCAATGACTTTAGCAGAAATTGGACAGACATTCGATTTAACAAGAGAACGTGTAAGACAAATTCGCGAAAAGGCAATTCGTAAATTACGTCATGCCTCTAGAAGTAAATTGTTAAAGACATATTTAGGATAG
- a CDS encoding DUF6155 family protein translates to MSKRALKTYLSKLPKKALEEQIVELYEKFPTVKTYYDFAFNPKEDKLVQDAKAKISNEYFPLKRRRPKARRSVAQKFLKHFIKLGVDPHLIADVMCYNLEIAQTFSMEKNVPDSFYRSMLNSFNEVIQFTTVQGVFPEFRERILKIYTETQNQKWLFEEEFSKALDIID, encoded by the coding sequence ATGAGTAAACGGGCCTTAAAAACATACCTATCCAAGCTTCCAAAAAAGGCTTTGGAAGAACAAATAGTAGAGCTATACGAGAAATTTCCGACCGTAAAAACCTATTATGATTTTGCATTTAACCCTAAAGAAGATAAATTGGTGCAAGATGCAAAAGCTAAAATATCTAACGAATATTTTCCGCTAAAGCGAAGAAGACCTAAAGCAAGACGTTCTGTTGCTCAAAAATTCTTAAAGCATTTTATTAAGTTGGGGGTTGACCCACATTTAATTGCTGATGTTATGTGCTATAATCTAGAAATTGCACAAACCTTTTCGATGGAGAAGAATGTTCCCGATTCCTTTTATAGAAGCATGCTAAATTCATTTAACGAGGTTATTCAATTTACTACCGTGCAGGGTGTCTTTCCTGAATTTAGAGAGCGAATTTTAAAAATATATACCGAAACACAAAATCAGAAATGGCTTTTTGAAGAAGAATTCTCAAAGGCATTGGACATTATAGATTAG
- a CDS encoding 2-hydroxyacid dehydrogenase, whose product MAIVVIRQDNKIELWKNALQKADSSLKVYSYLEDHPKDEITMAVIWKHPKGTLANYPNLKCIASAGAGVDYIFEDETRPKNIPITRIVDPFLAGDMSEHVLSVILAHLKNLNVYKLDQVANVWEPKEYLRIKDVTVGILGLGELGALTATDLTRFGFKVQGWSRSKKNINGVKTFSGADEQQEFLKTTNVLVCLLPLTPATEGILNKELLSRLPKNAYVINVARGGHLVDKDLIELLDADHLSGACLDVYHTEPLPKTHPFWNHRKVHMTPHYASVSDTNSVIPQIVENYKRLNSGEKLQNLVDSDRGY is encoded by the coding sequence ATGGCGATAGTAGTTATTAGACAGGATAATAAAATAGAACTTTGGAAAAATGCCTTACAAAAGGCAGATAGCTCTTTAAAGGTGTATAGTTATTTAGAAGATCACCCAAAAGACGAAATAACCATGGCGGTCATCTGGAAGCATCCTAAAGGTACACTTGCCAATTACCCTAATTTAAAATGTATTGCTTCTGCCGGTGCTGGGGTAGATTATATTTTTGAAGATGAAACACGTCCTAAGAACATTCCTATTACACGCATTGTAGATCCTTTTTTAGCAGGTGATATGTCTGAGCATGTACTAAGTGTTATTCTCGCTCATCTAAAGAATTTAAACGTTTATAAATTAGACCAGGTTGCCAATGTATGGGAACCAAAGGAGTACTTAAGAATAAAAGATGTTACCGTAGGGATCCTAGGTCTTGGTGAATTGGGAGCACTTACAGCTACTGATCTTACCAGATTCGGATTCAAGGTACAAGGGTGGAGTAGGAGTAAGAAAAATATTAATGGTGTTAAGACCTTTTCTGGTGCTGATGAACAACAAGAGTTCTTAAAAACTACCAATGTTTTAGTATGTTTATTACCATTAACTCCCGCAACCGAAGGTATTCTAAACAAAGAGCTATTGTCTCGACTTCCTAAAAATGCATATGTTATTAATGTTGCCCGTGGCGGCCATTTAGTGGACAAAGATTTAATTGAGTTATTAGATGCAGACCATTTATCTGGGGCTTGTTTAGATGTATATCATACAGAACCATTACCTAAAACACACCCTTTTTGGAATCATAGAAAAGTGCATATGACTCCGCATTATGCCAGTGTTTCAGATACCAATTCTGTAATTCCGCAGATTGTTGAAAATTACAAAAGGTTAAACTCTGGAGAAAAACTGCAAAATTTGGTAGATTCTGACAGGGGCTACTAA
- a CDS encoding DEAD/DEAH box helicase: MKLHNDTTEKTLYDYQEEDLHSIFKYLDENGDNSNLLYQLPTGGGKTVVFSEIAKRYIARTNKKVIVLTHRIELSQQTSRMLNGFGVKNKIINSEVKEWQDQDEFMCFVAMVETLNNRLQEEKIEINNIGLVIIDEAHYNSFRKLFKFFENSVILGVTATPLSSNIKLPMKDNYKKLIVGESIESLIQKKFLAKANMYNYDVSLQTLKLGISGDYTVKSSDELYGNHSMLNKLVSAYNEIGKGTKTLIFNNGINTSRYVCETFKKAGYNIRHLDNKNNATERKEILKWFKETPDAILTSVSILTTGFDEPSVETIILNRATRSLTLYFQMIGRGSRYLPHKEEFNVIDMGNNVARFGLWNAGIDWQEIFHFPDFYLENIKNDEEIEREFVYEMPADLRAEFAKSTDIDFDIKAEYKKSFANGEKSKLVLERSIQQHAKICVENSEDVFDARILAKKLKEEIKYRVRQYSYCIMNNTKNYKEWLEEDYERKLRSKISKMFAAKM, encoded by the coding sequence TTGAAGCTACATAACGATACTACTGAGAAGACCCTGTACGATTATCAAGAGGAGGATCTACATTCCATTTTTAAATATTTAGATGAGAATGGCGATAATTCTAATTTGTTATACCAATTGCCTACCGGTGGTGGTAAAACTGTAGTATTTTCTGAAATTGCCAAGCGCTACATTGCAAGAACTAATAAAAAGGTAATTGTACTTACACATCGTATAGAGTTAAGTCAGCAGACGTCTAGAATGTTGAACGGCTTCGGTGTTAAGAATAAAATCATAAATAGCGAAGTAAAAGAGTGGCAAGATCAAGATGAGTTTATGTGTTTTGTGGCCATGGTAGAAACGCTGAACAATCGTTTACAAGAAGAGAAAATCGAGATTAATAATATCGGACTCGTTATTATTGATGAAGCGCATTACAACTCGTTTCGTAAGCTCTTTAAATTCTTTGAAAACTCCGTTATTCTTGGGGTTACCGCTACTCCGTTAAGTTCTAATATTAAACTACCCATGAAAGACAACTATAAAAAGTTGATCGTGGGCGAGTCTATAGAATCGTTGATTCAGAAAAAGTTCTTGGCAAAGGCAAACATGTATAATTATGATGTTAGCCTACAGACCCTAAAACTTGGTATTAGCGGTGATTATACGGTAAAATCTTCTGATGAATTATATGGTAACCACAGCATGCTTAACAAGCTTGTTTCTGCCTATAATGAAATAGGTAAAGGCACAAAGACCTTAATTTTCAATAATGGTATTAATACGTCCAGGTATGTTTGTGAGACTTTTAAAAAGGCAGGTTATAACATTCGCCATTTAGATAATAAGAATAATGCTACGGAGCGAAAAGAGATACTAAAATGGTTTAAAGAAACGCCCGATGCTATTTTGACATCGGTAAGTATTTTGACTACGGGTTTTGATGAACCTAGTGTAGAGACTATTATATTGAACCGTGCTACACGTTCTTTAACGCTCTATTTTCAAATGATCGGTCGTGGATCTAGATACCTACCTCATAAAGAAGAATTCAACGTTATTGATATGGGGAACAATGTTGCCCGTTTTGGATTATGGAATGCAGGTATCGATTGGCAAGAAATCTTTCATTTTCCTGATTTCTATCTAGAGAACATTAAGAACGACGAAGAGATTGAACGGGAATTCGTTTACGAAATGCCGGCAGATCTTCGTGCTGAATTTGCTAAGTCTACAGACATTGACTTCGATATAAAAGCAGAATACAAAAAGAGTTTTGCTAACGGCGAAAAATCTAAATTGGTTCTTGAAAGAAGTATTCAGCAACATGCCAAAATATGTGTAGAGAATTCTGAAGATGTTTTTGATGCTCGTATTCTAGCCAAAAAATTAAAAGAGGAAATCAAATATCGTGTACGCCAATATTCGTATTGTATTATGAACAATACAAAGAATTACAAAGAATGGCTAGAAGAAGATTATGAGCGAAAATTGCGTTCTAAAATTTCTAAAATGTTTGCGGCGAAAATGTAA
- a CDS encoding glycosyltransferase, whose amino-acid sequence MTNTKQLLVIALVWPEPASTAAGVRMMQLLDVFQKQGYSITVASAASKSDFSADVELLGYHSQDIKMNDSSFDVFITELNPDVVLFDRFLSEEQFGWRVAENCPNVLRILDTEDLHSLRHVRELCFKKEIPFTTDAWLADDKTKREIASIYRCDLSLIISSYELELLTDVIKIDKSLLLLLPFMVDEITNETTLKTFEDRKDFIFIGGGKHAPNIDAVKYLKTTIWSQIHTQLPEAKLHIYGAYLPQQILEMNNPATGFLVHGRAIDVDEVMSSAKVCLAPLRFGAGIKGKLLSAMQNGTPSVTTTIGAEGMHGILEWNGYIEDDPSKFANAAVRLYSTEPEWQNAQKQGKTLINTLYAKSSLESILIEKIYQLQKGMKTHRTQNFTGALLQHQTMTATKFMSKWIEEKNRG is encoded by the coding sequence TTGACCAACACAAAACAACTCCTCGTAATCGCTCTAGTTTGGCCAGAACCTGCTTCTACGGCTGCAGGTGTTCGTATGATGCAGTTATTAGACGTATTTCAAAAGCAGGGATATTCGATAACTGTTGCTTCTGCAGCTTCTAAATCAGATTTTTCGGCAGATGTTGAACTTTTAGGATACCACTCGCAGGATATTAAAATGAACGATAGTTCTTTTGATGTTTTTATTACCGAATTGAATCCCGATGTGGTGTTGTTTGATCGGTTTTTGAGCGAAGAACAATTTGGATGGCGAGTGGCTGAAAACTGCCCAAATGTGTTACGAATTTTAGATACCGAAGATTTACATAGTCTTCGTCATGTGCGAGAACTATGTTTTAAAAAAGAAATTCCGTTTACTACAGATGCTTGGTTAGCAGATGATAAAACCAAACGAGAAATTGCCAGTATTTATCGGTGCGACTTGTCTTTAATTATCTCTAGTTACGAATTAGAATTATTGACCGATGTTATCAAAATAGATAAAAGTCTATTGTTGTTACTTCCTTTTATGGTCGATGAAATTACCAATGAAACTACTTTGAAAACTTTTGAGGATAGAAAAGATTTTATATTCATAGGTGGCGGAAAACATGCGCCTAACATAGACGCGGTTAAATATTTAAAAACTACTATTTGGTCACAAATTCACACTCAATTACCAGAAGCCAAATTACATATTTATGGTGCGTATTTGCCACAGCAAATTTTAGAAATGAATAACCCTGCAACGGGATTTCTAGTACATGGCAGGGCAATAGATGTTGATGAAGTTATGAGTTCCGCTAAAGTGTGTTTAGCTCCGCTACGTTTTGGTGCAGGAATAAAAGGGAAACTACTTTCTGCCATGCAAAATGGTACGCCTAGTGTTACCACAACCATTGGTGCGGAAGGTATGCACGGTATTTTAGAATGGAACGGTTATATAGAAGATGACCCTTCTAAATTTGCTAATGCCGCTGTACGTTTGTACTCAACGGAACCTGAATGGCAAAATGCTCAAAAGCAAGGCAAAACTTTGATTAATACTTTATATGCTAAAAGCAGCTTAGAAAGTATTCTTATAGAAAAAATATACCAACTTCAAAAAGGGATGAAAACTCACAGAACACAGAACTTTACGGGAGCTTTATTGCAACATCAAACTATGACTGCTACCAAATTCATGAGTAAGTGGATTGAGGAGAAGAATAGGGGATAG